TAGCTCCTGTGATCTTTTGGTTGGGACTGCCCCTTCTTTTGGGGTGGGCAGGGTGTGCGGAGGTTCCGGTTGCAAAGCCTTATCAGGCTGCTCCCGCCACCGACGTGGGGAAAGTCCAGGCTTGGAGCGATGCGGAACAAGTGGCCGGAACCAACACGGATCGCATCACGGTGATTGGCACCGGTGAATCGATGCGACCGATTTACGGAGAAAACACGGTGCTCGTTCTTAGCAAGATCGAGTATGATAATCTCAAGCCCGGGATGCAGGTGGCTTATTTGAGCCAGGCCGGAAGCCGGGTGGTGCATGTTTTGCTCGAAAAAGATACGGGCGGTTGGCGGGTGCAGGGTCTAAATAACCAGCACGAGGATCGGGAGCGCGTGACGCGCTACAACTTGATCGGCGTCGTTTACGCCTCGTTTGCGACCGATGAGGCGCTGAAATAACCGCCGGGCGTGACGCCCTCTGCTTCGTGTGTCCGGTGGTGGGTCGACCGGGATTCGAACCCGGAACCAACAACTTAAAAGGATGCTGCTCTACCATTGAGCTATCGACCCCCAGACCAGAAGAGGGTCTGAATTGGTTTCCGCCGTCGGGTTTGGCAAGCGTTTTTTCCTTCGAAAAGTCTTTGCCGTTTGACACTTTCAACACGGAGGCAACGTCTGGTTGCCTGCACGCCTCGCACTTGCGACCCAGCCGGCCCCATCGCCCTGCCAACCTTCACGGATAAATTTGGGAACAATCCAAAACTATACGAATCACACTTCCTCTGAACGTATGTCTACGAAAGCACAGGAAGTAGCCTTGGATCGCCTCCTTGTTGATCGTTTTAAAGGCGGCGATGAAGCCGCGTTTAACGAAATGGTGAGCCGTTACTGGGACCGTATCTATGGTATGGTTCATCAGTTGCTGCGCAATCAACAGGACGCCGAGGAAGTGACTCAGGACGCGTTCATCCGCGCGCATCGTGGTCTCGTGAATTTCCGGGGAGATTCCGCGTTTTCGACGTGGCTTTACCAGATCGCCACCAATCTCGCCCGCAATCGCTACTGGTATTGGTGGCGCCGCAAGCGGGATAAGACGGTTTCGTTCGATCAACCAGTAAGTGCCGACAACGACACGCCGCTTTCCGAGGTGTTCGCCACCGAAATGGCCACGCCCGGCGATATCACCGTCACACAGGAACTCGTCGACCACATCGCGGTCGGCATGGAAAAGATCAGTGCTAAACACCGCGAAATTTTGATTTTGAGAAACGTTAAAAACATGGCCTACGAAGAAATCGCCGAGGTGCTCTCGATTTCGGTCGGCACGGTGAAAAGCCGTATTGCCCGCGCCCGCGAAAGCCTTCGCTCTGCAATCGGGGAGGAATTCCAATGAACGACCGCCGGTTCATCGAACTGCTCAATCTCTACGTCGATCATCAGATCGATCCATCGGAGGCGGCTGAACTCGAAGCAGAGGTGCTGCGCAATCCCTCGCGCCGTCGGGCTTATGATCAATATTGCCGCCTGCAACGCGGGTGTTCGCTACTCGGTGCGCATGCGCGCTCCGCCGCTCCGGCCTCTCAAGGCTTTGCTCGTTCGGTGCGCGATGCCGAGCGCAAGATCGCCGCGCCGCGTCGGGCGGTTCCGATCTGGCGCACGGCGTATTCAGGGGCTTTTGCCACGGCGGCGATGGCCGCTTGCGTGGTCGTGATTGTGGTGGTGAACCGCCAGTCCTCCGCACCCGATGCACTCGCTTCGGAACAGGTGTTAACCGCCACGTCCAATCAGGAGCCGGTGGCAGCAACCGTGGCTCCGGTTGTAGTCGCTTCGAACCAAGCGCCGTCCGTCCCGGCAATGAGTGCCACGGGGCCGTCCGCGTTTGAGTTTCAACCGGTCATGACTGCCGCCGCACTCACCGTGGCGCGCACGCCACGTGAGGCAGAAATCGCTTCCAATGATCGCGACGCCCTAGAGTGGATGCAGCGCGTTGATGCATTGCAGTTGTCGCGAGTGGTGGTCGATGAGCAGGCTTTTGAAGCGCGCCCGACGCTTCAGCCCGACAACCGCGTGTTCCGTAGCCGTCACTCACTCCAAGGCAACAACAGCGCCGCCGAATTCACGGCGTTTCAGTTCCAACGCTAAGCGATTTTTCGCATTTCCCGCCCGTGTGCGGATCGAAGCCCTCGGTTAAGAGCCGAGGGCTTTTTTAATGAGCTGCTCCGTCGTGGCCTTGGGGCCGATGGCAAGTATGGCGCGGCGGATTGCTTCGTCGGCATCGGCGGTTTTGTAGCCGAGTGCGTTGAGCGCAAGAATCGCGTCGCGCATTTTGTTATCCGCGGGCGCGGCGGAATCCTCACTGGAGATGCCACTGGCCGATAAGACGCTCTCGGCGGAGCCGGTGACGCCAACCTTGGAGCGGAGTTCGATCACGAGGCGTTCGGCGGTTTTTTTGCCGATACCGGGGCACTTCGAAAGCGTCGCCACGTCGCCGTTGGCGATCGTGCTTTGGAGCAGCGGCAGTGACAGCTTGCTCATGATGGTGAGAGCCATCTTCGGACCCACGCCGGTGACGTGCTCGATCATGAGGCGGAAAAAATCGCGCTCCGCCGGCGTGGCGAAACCGTAGAGCGTCTGTGCGTCCTCGCGATAAATCACGAGTGTGTGCAGCTTCACGGTGGAGCCGGTCTGTGGAAGTTTTTCCGCCGTGGTGACAGGAATGTTCACCTCGTAGCCAAGGCCGTTGAGCTCGATTATCGCATGCAGCGGAGTTGCCGCGGTGAGCAGGCCTTGGATGGAAGTGATCATCTATTATTTCAGACCGAGCACGTCCTGCATGTCGTAAACGCCGGCGGGGCGACCGACCACCCATTGCGCGGCGCGAATCGCTCCGCGGGCGAAGATTCCGCGGTCGGACGCTTTGTGGGTGAGCTCGATGCGTTCGCCGAGCGCGGCAAACATCACGGTGTGATCACCGACGACGTCACCGCCGCGCAGCGCATGGATACCGACCTCGGTCGAGGTGCGTTCGCCCGTGATGCCTTCGCGGCCGTGGCGCAGCGCGTCGGCGGTGAGCTTGCGTTCATCGAGGATGATTTCGAGAAGGCGTGCCGCGGTGCCGCTGGGGGCATCCTTTTTGAAACGGTGGTGCATCTCAATCACCTCGGCGTCGTAGTCGGAGCCGAGCACGGCCGAGGCGCGACGGGTGAGGGCGAAGAGCAAGTTGACGCCTACGGAGTAGTTGCCCGACCAGACGCAGGGGATTTTGGCGGCTTCGACGAGGAGGTGCTTTTTTTCGTCGGCGGAGTGACCGGTCGTGCCGATGACGAGCGCCTTGTTGTGCTGGGCGCAGAGGCTGATGACGTTGGCCGTGGCGGCGTGGAAGCTGAAGTCAATAACGGCGTCAGCCTGAGAGATGCCGGCGGCAAGATCGTCGCCTTGGTCAAGGGCGGCGACGACGGTGGCCCCGGCTTCTTTGGCGGCGGCAGTGATGGCCTGGCCCATACGGCCGCGGGCCCCGATGAGAGCAATGCGAAGGGACATGGAAATTACTTGCCGAGGGACTTGAGGACAGCGACGAGCGTTTGCTCGCTGGCCTTGGTGAGTTCGGAGAGCGGTTCGCGAACGAGCGCCTCGCGAATGATACCTGCGCGCACGAGCGCGTGTTTCACCGGAACAGGATTGGGCTCGATGAAGAGAGCCTTAAAAATTGGGTAGAGCTTGCGGTGGAGCTTCGTGGCCTTGGCGAGATCGCCGGCGAGTCCGGCGTTCACCAGTTGCACGACTTCCTTCGCGAACAGGTTGGATGCCACGCTGATCACGCCCTCGGCGCCGACGGCGATGAAGGGCAGGGTGAGGCTGTCGTCGCCGCTGAGCACGGTGATATCCTTGCCAAGCGCGGACTTCAGTTGGTCAACGCGATCGACGGAACCGCCGGCTTCCTTGATGTAGCGAACGTGGGGATACTTTGCGCGCAGGCGTTCGACGACCGGCACGCTGATCTCGATACCACAGCGACCGGGAATCGAGTAGAGGATGACGGGCTTGTCGGTGGCCTCGGCCACGGACGAGAAATAACGAAACACGCCCTCCTGGGATGGCTTGTTGTAATAAGGCGCGACGACCAGCACGGCATCGGAACCTGCCTCGGTGGCCAGAGAAGTGAGTTCGACGGCTTCCTTGGTGGAATTGGAGCCGGTGCCGGCGATGACAGGAACACGACCGCGCGTCGTCTCAACCACGGCGCGGATGACGTCGAGATGTTCCTCGTGCGAAAGAGTAGGGGACTCGCCGGTTGTGCCGACGGGAACCAAGCCGTTGATGCCGGATTTGATCTGAAACTCCACGAGCTTGCGCAGATCGTCATAAGCGACGGACTGGTCTTTCTGAAAGGGAGTCACCAGAGCGGTGATCGTGCCGGTAAGTGGGCGGAGTTTCATGGAGGGATTTCTGAAGATACCTTGCACAGCACAGCACCCCACTTTACCAAATCCGCAACGTTTTTCATCTGCTCCAACTTCATGTCGCAAACCACCGAAATCTTTAACGACTTGCTTAAACTGGCCGTGGAAAGCGGCGCCAGCGACATCGTTATCAAATCCAACAAGCCGGGCTATGTGCGTATGTCAGGCCGCTTGAAGCCCGTGGACATGGACCCGATCTCGGCCGATGAGGTGCGCGAGTTCGTGGATACACACGTCCCGCGCGTATTCAAAGCACGTTGGGAAGAGGAGGGGCAGGTCGACTTCGCCTATTCGGCGGAAGGCATCGGCCGTTTTCGCGTCAACGGCTTTCATCAACGCGGCACGGCCAGCATCGTTTTACGTCACATCAAGAGCCGTGTGCCCACGTTCGCCAATCTCGGGCTCAATCCTGAGCCGCTCCTGAATCTCGCGAAATGCAAAGACGGCATCGTGCTGGTGTGCGGTGCGACCGGCTCGGGTAAGAGCTCCACGATGGCCGCCATGCTCGGTTGGATTAACGAGAACATGGACAAACATATCGTGACGCTCGAGGACCCGATCGAGTTCACCTTTCAAGACGACAAATCCGTGTTTCAACAGCGTGAGATCGGCCTCGATGTGCCGACCTTCGAACTCGCGATCAAATCCGTCCTGCGCCAAAACCCCGACATCATCTTGATCGGCGAAATGCGCGACAAAGAGACCTTTGAAACCGCCATTTCCGCCGCAGAAACCGGCCACTTGGTCTTCTCGACGATGCACGCGGCCACGGTGGCTCAATCACTCACGCGCCTGTTTGAGTTTTTCCCGCCCGAGCAACAGGTTCAGGCACGACGCCAAGTCGCCGGATCACTCCGCGGCTTCATCTGCCAAAAGTTGATCCCTACGATGGAAGGCGGCGGACGGGTTCCCGCCAACGAAATCCTGAGCGCCGATACGGTCATCAAGACGCTCATCCTCGAAGGCCAGTTCGAGAAGATCCAAGGCTTGCTCGAAGCCGGCACTGACTCGGCGAGTTTCTCATTCAATCGCGATCTCTATCGCCTCGTGAAGGCCGGCACGGTGAGCAAGGCCGAGGCGCTGCGGTTCTCGCCCAACCCCCAAGCGCTGGAGATGAATCTCAAGGGTATCTTCTTCAAGACCTAACCCAACGCGCCGGCCGTCCTGGCGGCGCGTCATTTTTCGAGCTTGGTTTCGCGCGGGAGGGCCTTTAGCCGTGGTCGTTTCCAATCATGGCTTCCGCACTCATTTTTTCCGGACAGGGCGCTCAAAAAGTCGGCATGGGCAAGTCGCTCTACGAAAACTCCGCCACCGCGCGCGCCCTCTACGACGAGGCCAATCGCGTCCTCGGCTGGGATCTCGCCAAGATTTGTTTTGAAGGCCCCGAGACCGAGCTGACGCAGACCAAAGTCTGCCAGCCAGCGCTCTTCGTTCATGGACTCGCGGTGCACGCGATTCTGAAAGAGCAGGGGAAACTGGGCGACGTTAAGTTTGCCTTCGGTTTGAGCCTCGGCGAAGTCACCGCGCTGACCGCCGCCGGCGTGTTTGATTTTGCAACCGGTCTCCAGGTCGTCGCCGAACGCGGCCGTCTCATGCAGCTCGCCTGCGAACAGTCCACGGGAAGCATGGCTGCCATCCTCGGGGAAGAACGCGCGACGATTTACGACTTGTGCGCGGCCTTCGACATCGAGGCGGCCAATTTCAACGCGCCCGGCCAGATCATCGTCTCGGGCGAAAAATCCAAGGTCGAGGCCGCCGTCGCCGCAGCCAAGGATCGCGGCATCAAAAAGGTCATCCCTCTGAACGTCGCCGGTGCCTACCATAGCCGTCTGATGGAGCCCGCCCGGGCATCCTTCGCGACCTATCTGCAGGGAATCACCTTCAATGCGCCGCAACTTAAGGTGTTCACGAACACCACTGGTCAGGCGGTCAGCGAGCCCGCCGCCATTCGCGAGGCGCTCGTGAAACAGGTCGTGTCGTCCGTCCTTTGGGAGGATTGCATGCGTTCGGCCGTCGCCGCCGGTGCGACCGAGTTCCTGGAGCTTGGCACAGGCGGGGTGTTGGCCGGTCTGGCCAAACGCACGGACAAGGCGTGGGTCGTCAAGAGCCTCGCCGAGTTTGCCGATTTGGGGGCTTGAATGCCGCGAGGGTGGGCCACACGCTCACCCCTTAACTCTCTTTAACCGCATCCGCGGTTCCGTTTCACGGGACTGCATTGCCTGCCAGCCCGACCGCATGGACGTCTCCCTTACTCGTAACTTTTGCATCATTGCCCACGTTGATCACGGCAAGACGACGCTCTCCGACCGCCTGCTCGAATACACCAACACGGTTACTCAGCGCGTGCTGACTGCGCAGCACCTCGACTCCATGGACTTGGAGAAGGAGCGCGGCATCACGATTAAGAGCCATCCGGTCACGATGCATTATCCGGCCAAGGACGGCCTGATCTACAAAATCAACCTCATGGACACGCCCGGCCACGTGGACTTCGCCTACGAAGTCTCGCGCTCGCTGGCTGCCTGCGAAGGCGCCGTCCTCCTCATCGACGCCGCCCAAGGTGTCGAGGCCCAGACCGTGGCCAACGCCCATCTCGCGACCGCCCAAGGCCTGAAAATCATTCCGGTCATCAACAAGATCGACCTGCCCTCGGCCAACCTCGATCTCTGCATCACGCAGCTCGAAGATATTCTCATGATCCCTGGCGAAGAGGCCATCCTTGCCAGCGGCAAGTCGGGCATCGGCATCCAGGATATTCTCGAAGCCGTCGTCGCGCGCATCCCGCCGCCACGCTGGTCTCATCATCCCGCCGTGCGCGCGCTCGTGTTCGATTCGCTCTACGATTCCTACCGCGGCGTCATCACCTATGCCCGCGTGTTCTCCGGTTCCGTGAAAGCCGGTGATCAGATGCTTCTGATGAGCAACAATCAGAAGTCCGAAATCAAAGAAGTCGGCGTCTTCACCCCGAAGATGACCAAGATGGATACGCTCGGTGCCGGCGATGTCGGCTACGTGATCTCCAACATCAAGGATACTTCCGACATCAAGATCGGCGACACGCTCACACTCGTGAAAAATCCGGCGACCGACATGTTGCCCGGCTACAAAGAAGTTCGCCCGATGGTGTTCTGCGGACTCTATCCGCTCGAGTCGCAGGATTATGAAAAGCTCAAGGCCGCCCTCAGCCGCCTGCGCCTCAACGACGCCGCATTCCTCTATTCCTCCGAAAGCTCGGTCGCCCTCGGTTTCGGTTTCCGCTGCGGCTTCCTTGGCTTGCTCCACATGGAAATCATCCAGGAGCGCGTGCGCCGCGAACACGACGTTGAGATCATCTCCACGTATCCAAGCGTCGTCTACAAAGTGAAGACGCACGGCAAGGACGAGATCGAGGTTGATAACCCCGTTAACTTGCCCGACCCCGGCACGATTCTCTACATCAGCGAGCCGACCATCCGCGCCTCGATCCACATCCCCAACGAGTCAATGGGCGACATTCTTTCGCTCATCATGGAAAAGCGCGGCGTGTGCGACCAGACCGACACACTCGACGGCAACCGCGTGATGCTCACCTGCAATCTCCCGCTCAATGAAATCCTCGTCGATTTCAACGACCGCCTTAAATCCGTCACCCATGGATACGGCTCGATGGACTACGAACTCGGCGCCTACCAAGAGTCGGACCTCGTGAAGATGGATATCATGATCAACGGCGATCCCGTTGACGCGTTCTCCAGCATCGTCCACCGGGACAAAGCCGAAGGTAAAGGCCGCGTGCTCTGCGAAAAACTCGCCGAGATCATCCCGCCGCAGATGTTCAAAGTCGCGATTCAGGCTGCCATCGGCGGCAAGATCATCGCTCGCGACAACGTGAAGGAAATGCGCAAGGACGTGACCGCAAAGTGCTACGGCGGTGACATCTCCCGTAAGCGCAAGCTCCTCGACAAACAGAAAGAGGGCAAAAAGAAGATGAAGATGATCGGCAAGGTTAACATCCCGCCCGACACCTTTATTCAAATCCTCAAAAACTAACGAAGTCAGGGGCGCGTCATCACCGACGCGCCTTTTTCATATTACGAATTTCGCTAAACCTCGTCTCTATTTCCCATGTTTTTTGGCCTCTTTGATTCGGTTGAGAAAAAAATGCGTAACAACGCCGCCAACTGGCTCGAGTTGTCCGACAAGGTTTACA
This portion of the Rariglobus hedericola genome encodes:
- a CDS encoding S24/S26 family peptidase is translated as MKRLAPVIFWLGLPLLLGWAGCAEVPVAKPYQAAPATDVGKVQAWSDAEQVAGTNTDRITVIGTGESMRPIYGENTVLVLSKIEYDNLKPGMQVAYLSQAGSRVVHVLLEKDTGGWRVQGLNNQHEDRERVTRYNLIGVVYASFATDEALK
- a CDS encoding RNA polymerase sigma factor, with the protein product MSTKAQEVALDRLLVDRFKGGDEAAFNEMVSRYWDRIYGMVHQLLRNQQDAEEVTQDAFIRAHRGLVNFRGDSAFSTWLYQIATNLARNRYWYWWRRKRDKTVSFDQPVSADNDTPLSEVFATEMATPGDITVTQELVDHIAVGMEKISAKHREILILRNVKNMAYEEIAEVLSISVGTVKSRIARARESLRSAIGEEFQ
- a CDS encoding anti-sigma factor family protein; protein product: MNDRRFIELLNLYVDHQIDPSEAAELEAEVLRNPSRRRAYDQYCRLQRGCSLLGAHARSAAPASQGFARSVRDAERKIAAPRRAVPIWRTAYSGAFATAAMAACVVVIVVVNRQSSAPDALASEQVLTATSNQEPVAATVAPVVVASNQAPSVPAMSATGPSAFEFQPVMTAAALTVARTPREAEIASNDRDALEWMQRVDALQLSRVVVDEQAFEARPTLQPDNRVFRSRHSLQGNNSAAEFTAFQFQR
- the ruvA gene encoding Holliday junction branch migration protein RuvA, which encodes MITSIQGLLTAATPLHAIIELNGLGYEVNIPVTTAEKLPQTGSTVKLHTLVIYREDAQTLYGFATPAERDFFRLMIEHVTGVGPKMALTIMSKLSLPLLQSTIANGDVATLSKCPGIGKKTAERLVIELRSKVGVTGSAESVLSASGISSEDSAAPADNKMRDAILALNALGYKTADADEAIRRAILAIGPKATTEQLIKKALGS
- the dapB gene encoding 4-hydroxy-tetrahydrodipicolinate reductase, with product MSLRIALIGARGRMGQAITAAAKEAGATVVAALDQGDDLAAGISQADAVIDFSFHAATANVISLCAQHNKALVIGTTGHSADEKKHLLVEAAKIPCVWSGNYSVGVNLLFALTRRASAVLGSDYDAEVIEMHHRFKKDAPSGTAARLLEIILDERKLTADALRHGREGITGERTSTEVGIHALRGGDVVGDHTVMFAALGERIELTHKASDRGIFARGAIRAAQWVVGRPAGVYDMQDVLGLK
- the dapA gene encoding 4-hydroxy-tetrahydrodipicolinate synthase; the encoded protein is MKLRPLTGTITALVTPFQKDQSVAYDDLRKLVEFQIKSGINGLVPVGTTGESPTLSHEEHLDVIRAVVETTRGRVPVIAGTGSNSTKEAVELTSLATEAGSDAVLVVAPYYNKPSQEGVFRYFSSVAEATDKPVILYSIPGRCGIEISVPVVERLRAKYPHVRYIKEAGGSVDRVDQLKSALGKDITVLSGDDSLTLPFIAVGAEGVISVASNLFAKEVVQLVNAGLAGDLAKATKLHRKLYPIFKALFIEPNPVPVKHALVRAGIIREALVREPLSELTKASEQTLVAVLKSLGK
- a CDS encoding type IV pilus twitching motility protein PilT, producing MSQTTEIFNDLLKLAVESGASDIVIKSNKPGYVRMSGRLKPVDMDPISADEVREFVDTHVPRVFKARWEEEGQVDFAYSAEGIGRFRVNGFHQRGTASIVLRHIKSRVPTFANLGLNPEPLLNLAKCKDGIVLVCGATGSGKSSTMAAMLGWINENMDKHIVTLEDPIEFTFQDDKSVFQQREIGLDVPTFELAIKSVLRQNPDIILIGEMRDKETFETAISAAETGHLVFSTMHAATVAQSLTRLFEFFPPEQQVQARRQVAGSLRGFICQKLIPTMEGGGRVPANEILSADTVIKTLILEGQFEKIQGLLEAGTDSASFSFNRDLYRLVKAGTVSKAEALRFSPNPQALEMNLKGIFFKT
- the fabD gene encoding ACP S-malonyltransferase, with translation MASALIFSGQGAQKVGMGKSLYENSATARALYDEANRVLGWDLAKICFEGPETELTQTKVCQPALFVHGLAVHAILKEQGKLGDVKFAFGLSLGEVTALTAAGVFDFATGLQVVAERGRLMQLACEQSTGSMAAILGEERATIYDLCAAFDIEAANFNAPGQIIVSGEKSKVEAAVAAAKDRGIKKVIPLNVAGAYHSRLMEPARASFATYLQGITFNAPQLKVFTNTTGQAVSEPAAIREALVKQVVSSVLWEDCMRSAVAAGATEFLELGTGGVLAGLAKRTDKAWVVKSLAEFADLGA
- the lepA gene encoding translation elongation factor 4, which gives rise to MDVSLTRNFCIIAHVDHGKTTLSDRLLEYTNTVTQRVLTAQHLDSMDLEKERGITIKSHPVTMHYPAKDGLIYKINLMDTPGHVDFAYEVSRSLAACEGAVLLIDAAQGVEAQTVANAHLATAQGLKIIPVINKIDLPSANLDLCITQLEDILMIPGEEAILASGKSGIGIQDILEAVVARIPPPRWSHHPAVRALVFDSLYDSYRGVITYARVFSGSVKAGDQMLLMSNNQKSEIKEVGVFTPKMTKMDTLGAGDVGYVISNIKDTSDIKIGDTLTLVKNPATDMLPGYKEVRPMVFCGLYPLESQDYEKLKAALSRLRLNDAAFLYSSESSVALGFGFRCGFLGLLHMEIIQERVRREHDVEIISTYPSVVYKVKTHGKDEIEVDNPVNLPDPGTILYISEPTIRASIHIPNESMGDILSLIMEKRGVCDQTDTLDGNRVMLTCNLPLNEILVDFNDRLKSVTHGYGSMDYELGAYQESDLVKMDIMINGDPVDAFSSIVHRDKAEGKGRVLCEKLAEIIPPQMFKVAIQAAIGGKIIARDNVKEMRKDVTAKCYGGDISRKRKLLDKQKEGKKKMKMIGKVNIPPDTFIQILKN